The following proteins are co-located in the Haloarcula marismortui ATCC 43049 genome:
- the ftsY gene encoding signal recognition particle-docking protein FtsY, translated as MFDGLKDKLSGFTSDVEEDVDDDALEAEDEPDADEADGEAPPDQATESDPVADAQASEGDTAEPTAETDQPQADSEPPAADSEATAESATASATAVEDADAVPDEESHPDDAAETEEDAATEAESESDEDDDDGGRGLAAKAKLMATGKTVIEEEDLQSHLDDLELALLSSDVEMSVANEILDGVKENLTGQTRRRLSSTGNLVRDALRESLYDVINVGQFDFDERVQQADKPVTIVFTGVNGVGKTTSIAKLAQYFEDRGLSTVLANGDTYRAGANEQLEKHAENLDKKIITHEQGSDPTAVVYDAVEYAKANDIDVVLGDTAGRLHTSDDLMAQLEKIDRNIDPDMTLFVDEAVAGQDAVNRAREFNDAAEIDGAILTKADADPQGGAAISVAHVTGKPILFLGTGQDYDDLDPFDPEEIVDSLIGE; from the coding sequence ATGTTCGACGGACTGAAGGACAAACTCAGCGGGTTCACGAGTGACGTCGAGGAAGACGTCGACGACGACGCACTCGAAGCGGAGGACGAACCGGACGCCGACGAGGCGGATGGGGAAGCGCCCCCCGATCAGGCGACTGAATCCGATCCCGTGGCGGACGCGCAGGCGTCCGAAGGCGACACAGCGGAACCAACAGCCGAAACCGACCAGCCACAGGCTGATTCTGAACCGCCAGCCGCAGATTCCGAGGCGACAGCTGAGTCAGCCACAGCGTCGGCCACGGCAGTCGAAGACGCGGATGCGGTCCCCGACGAAGAGTCACACCCGGATGACGCCGCGGAGACCGAAGAGGACGCGGCGACCGAAGCCGAGTCGGAGTCTGACGAAGACGACGATGACGGCGGCCGCGGCCTCGCCGCGAAGGCGAAGCTTATGGCGACCGGGAAGACGGTCATCGAGGAGGAAGACCTGCAGAGCCACCTCGACGACCTCGAACTGGCGCTGCTGTCGAGCGACGTGGAGATGAGCGTCGCCAACGAGATTCTCGACGGCGTCAAGGAGAACCTCACGGGCCAGACCCGCCGACGGCTCTCCAGCACGGGGAACCTCGTTCGAGACGCGCTCCGGGAGTCGCTGTACGATGTCATCAACGTCGGCCAGTTCGACTTCGACGAACGTGTCCAGCAGGCAGACAAGCCTGTCACCATCGTGTTCACCGGCGTCAACGGCGTCGGGAAGACGACCTCGATTGCGAAACTCGCCCAGTACTTCGAGGACCGTGGACTCTCGACGGTGCTCGCCAACGGCGACACCTACCGCGCTGGCGCAAACGAGCAACTGGAGAAACACGCCGAGAACCTCGATAAGAAGATCATCACTCACGAGCAGGGGTCGGACCCGACGGCGGTCGTCTATGACGCCGTCGAGTACGCCAAGGCCAACGACATCGACGTGGTGCTGGGTGATACGGCCGGCCGACTCCACACTTCCGACGACTTGATGGCCCAACTGGAGAAGATCGACCGCAACATCGATCCGGACATGACGCTGTTCGTGGACGAGGCGGTCGCAGGTCAGGACGCCGTCAACCGGGCGCGCGAGTTCAACGATGCGGCCGAAATCGATGGGGCGATTCTGACGAAAGCCGACGCTGATCCGCAGGGTGGCGCGGCTATCTCTGTCGCGCACGTCACCGGGAAGCCGATCCTCTTCCTGGGAACCGGGCAGGACTACGACGACCTCGACCCGTTCGATCCCGAGGAAATCGTCGACAGTCTCATCGGCGAGTAG
- a CDS encoding cell wall anchor, with translation MGRPTSRRNVIKIAGGALVALAGCSDTGGSTESDGGGAEAPGTSTAAGPDAMTEAGTESETDTADQTEEETGLDTETELGENETDALGNETEMSDTETDLPGNETGVPGNETEMPGNGTEAPSNQTGVPGNETEIPENETGTAGNETAVPGNETDLPGNETGTAGNETGNETTENDTGT, from the coding sequence ATGGGACGACCCACATCTCGACGGAATGTTATCAAAATCGCAGGCGGCGCACTTGTGGCGCTTGCTGGCTGTAGTGACACTGGCGGTAGTACGGAGTCCGACGGCGGCGGTGCCGAAGCGCCGGGTACATCTACGGCAGCAGGGCCTGACGCGATGACGGAAGCCGGTACAGAGTCCGAGACAGACACTGCGGACCAGACCGAGGAAGAAACCGGACTGGATACCGAGACGGAACTGGGCGAGAACGAAACCGATGCTCTCGGAAACGAGACCGAGATGTCGGATACTGAAACAGATCTGCCCGGCAATGAGACCGGAGTACCGGGGAACGAAACTGAAATGCCTGGCAACGGGACCGAGGCTCCAAGCAACCAAACAGGCGTGCCCGGTAACGAAACGGAAATACCAGAGAACGAAACTGGGACGGCCGGAAACGAGACTGCGGTTCCGGGCAACGAAACTGACCTGCCCGGCAATGAGACCGGAACGGCTGGGAACGAGACAGGCAACGAGACGACCGAGAACGACACCGGAACGTAA
- a CDS encoding bifunctional 4-hydroxy-2-oxoglutarate aldolase/2-dehydro-3-deoxy-phosphogluconate aldolase, translating to MTSKQAVQQELVDSGVTAVLRGIPEEKMVDVATAVHEGGVTALELTADAKRCSDMIAAVDKALDDTDAIIGAGTVMDAAAARNVIEAGAEFVLAPNLNEDVIDVCNREGVLAIPGVMTPTEAADAMEAGADILKMFPAKTVGPAHIGALQGPLGDVPIMPTGGVSTDNVDEFFDAGAVAVGAGSALVNYEAIENDDMDGVREQAAAFVDAVEAARE from the coding sequence ATGACGAGCAAACAGGCGGTACAACAGGAACTGGTCGACAGTGGTGTCACAGCAGTCCTGCGCGGGATTCCCGAGGAAAAGATGGTCGACGTGGCGACAGCCGTCCACGAGGGCGGCGTCACAGCACTGGAACTGACGGCCGACGCGAAGCGCTGCTCGGACATGATCGCCGCCGTCGACAAGGCACTCGACGACACCGACGCCATCATCGGGGCCGGCACGGTCATGGACGCCGCCGCCGCCCGCAACGTCATCGAAGCCGGCGCGGAGTTCGTCCTCGCGCCAAACCTCAACGAGGACGTCATCGACGTGTGCAACCGCGAGGGCGTCCTCGCTATCCCGGGCGTCATGACGCCGACGGAGGCCGCCGACGCGATGGAAGCGGGCGCGGATATCCTGAAGATGTTCCCAGCGAAAACGGTCGGCCCGGCCCACATCGGCGCGCTGCAGGGCCCACTCGGTGATGTGCCGATTATGCCGACCGGTGGTGTCTCGACCGATAACGTGGATGAGTTCTTCGATGCCGGCGCGGTCGCCGTTGGCGCAGGCTCGGCGCTGGTCAATTACGAGGCCATCGAAAACGACGACATGGACGGCGTCCGCGAACAGGCCGCGGCGTTCGTCGACGCCGTCGAGGCCGCCCGAGAGTAG
- a CDS encoding cupin domain-containing protein translates to MGYHQIDPESLSETADYPCDRRGISDAAELHALHAATYEMAPGEDLSRTYHYHETREELFYVLEGTLHVETPDGEYVVSADEVFVAEPDSPHHAHNPADADESVTVLGVGAPPTDIARPYDPDA, encoded by the coding sequence ATGGGCTATCACCAGATCGACCCCGAGTCGCTGTCGGAAACTGCGGACTACCCCTGTGACCGGCGCGGCATCTCCGACGCCGCCGAACTCCACGCACTCCACGCGGCTACCTACGAGATGGCACCCGGCGAAGACCTCTCGCGGACCTACCACTACCACGAGACGCGCGAGGAACTGTTCTACGTGCTCGAAGGCACGCTTCACGTCGAAACGCCCGACGGGGAGTACGTCGTCTCGGCCGACGAGGTGTTTGTCGCCGAACCGGACAGCCCGCACCACGCGCACAACCCCGCCGATGCCGACGAATCAGTCACTGTGCTTGGCGTCGGCGCACCGCCGACCGACATCGCGCGCCCGTACGACCCTGACGCGTAA